One Brevibacterium spongiae DNA segment encodes these proteins:
- the nusA gene encoding transcription termination factor NusA, producing the protein MDIDLNVLRMIEREREIPLGTLIELIEQALFLAYQKTEGAWPDARAELDTSTGEVRILAVEFDNDDNPIGEFDDTPTGFGRIAAQTARQVIHQRLRDVEDETLLGAFKGREGEIASGTIQQGRDPQMVQVDLGDVEAVLPPHEQVPGEEYTHGTRLRVYIADVHKGQKGTSVTVSRTHPNLVRRLFAHEAPEIADGTVEIVSLAREAGHRSKLAVRATKPGVNAKGSCIGELGSRVRAVMNELGQEKIDIVDYSDDPAKFIAHALSPAKTKRVEILDAAAQESRAVVPTDQLSLAIGKEGQNARLAAKLTGWKIDIVAGD; encoded by the coding sequence ATGGACATCGATCTCAATGTTCTGCGCATGATCGAACGAGAGCGGGAGATTCCGCTCGGCACCCTCATCGAACTCATCGAACAGGCACTCTTCCTCGCCTACCAGAAGACCGAGGGCGCCTGGCCCGACGCCCGCGCCGAACTCGACACCTCCACCGGCGAAGTGCGCATCCTCGCAGTCGAATTCGACAACGACGACAATCCGATCGGCGAATTCGACGACACTCCCACCGGCTTCGGCCGCATCGCCGCCCAGACCGCCCGACAGGTCATCCATCAGCGCCTGCGCGATGTCGAGGACGAAACCCTGCTGGGCGCGTTCAAGGGCCGTGAGGGCGAGATCGCCTCGGGCACCATCCAGCAGGGCAGGGACCCGCAGATGGTCCAGGTCGACCTCGGCGATGTCGAGGCCGTCCTGCCCCCGCACGAACAGGTCCCCGGCGAGGAGTACACCCACGGCACCCGCCTGCGTGTCTACATCGCCGATGTCCACAAGGGGCAGAAGGGCACCTCCGTCACCGTCTCCCGCACCCACCCGAACCTCGTGCGCCGCCTCTTCGCCCACGAAGCCCCGGAGATCGCCGACGGCACCGTCGAGATCGTGTCCCTGGCCCGCGAGGCCGGCCACCGCTCGAAGCTCGCTGTCCGCGCCACGAAGCCCGGAGTCAACGCGAAGGGCTCCTGCATCGGCGAGCTCGGCTCTCGGGTGCGCGCGGTGATGAACGAACTCGGCCAGGAGAAGATCGACATCGTCGACTACTCCGACGATCCGGCGAAATTCATCGCCCACGCCCTGTCGCCGGCGAAGACGAAGCGCGTGGAGATCCTCGACGCCGCAGCGCAGGAGTCCCGCGCGGTCGTGCCGACCGATCAGCTCTCCCTGGCCATCGGCAAGGAAGGGCAGAACGCCCGTCTGGCCGCGAAGCTCACCGGCTGGAAGATCGACATCGTCGCAGGCGACTGA
- the rimP gene encoding ribosome maturation factor RimP, translating to MDEDVDRIKGLLAPPLQAAGYHLENVKAVAAGPRRTLTVVVDLDESSTDPMSMEKIAESTKIVGDALDEVEIFRDKPYQLEVTSPGATRKLETPRHFRRVIGRRLEITTKKDTFKLDLAEVGETSITGTNPQSREITQVPLDDIRKAQVELKFR from the coding sequence ATGGACGAGGACGTCGATCGGATCAAGGGTCTGCTCGCCCCGCCCCTGCAAGCGGCGGGATACCACCTGGAGAACGTCAAGGCCGTCGCCGCAGGGCCCCGCCGGACCCTGACAGTCGTCGTCGATCTCGACGAATCGAGCACCGATCCGATGTCGATGGAGAAGATCGCGGAATCGACGAAGATCGTCGGAGACGCCCTCGACGAGGTCGAGATCTTCCGGGACAAGCCCTACCAGCTCGAGGTCACCAGCCCCGGCGCCACCCGGAAGCTCGAGACCCCGCGCCACTTCCGGCGGGTGATCGGTCGACGGTTGGAGATCACAACGAAGAAGGACACGTTCAAACTCGACCTCGCCGAGGTGGGGGAGACGTCGATCACGGGAACGAACCCTCAGAGCAGGGAAATCACGCAGGTGCCGCTCGACGATATCCGCAAGGCGCAGGTGGAGCTGAAGTTCCGCTGA
- a CDS encoding aminoglycoside phosphotransferase family protein → MKVPPVLYRATRDIIGEYRTDAWVAALDFMANELLDRWKLRFDEVPGSPWAGCESLVIPVLTQENYQGVLRFAAPTSAHTAAHAQVLRALKMWNGHGAVRVIRDDRSFRVTLQERLRTKDNLSVLPLADVPPVWGALQRSLEIPASAEFLRVQDVVAGWLNSFEADAGLLNGWSEAGPHDSLLLSFARNWMQTLAASDENWLIHADLHYYNILAGNPDPTGISTWKAIDPQPLAGPTAYTLAPVLWNRLAEIPSDHPQAQAAWLRGFATDLALCAGIDPQYGMGATVAREITNMFWYLRSATGGSTSGLADAARSLWVARALSGADVAGVNAHALKPIG, encoded by the coding sequence GTGAAGGTTCCACCGGTTCTCTACCGGGCCACGCGCGACATCATCGGCGAATATCGCACCGATGCCTGGGTCGCGGCACTGGATTTCATGGCCAATGAGCTCCTCGACCGGTGGAAGCTGCGCTTCGACGAGGTGCCCGGGTCCCCGTGGGCCGGCTGCGAATCACTGGTCATTCCGGTGCTCACGCAGGAGAACTATCAGGGTGTGCTGCGCTTCGCCGCGCCGACCTCGGCGCATACGGCCGCGCATGCGCAGGTGCTGCGGGCGCTGAAGATGTGGAACGGGCACGGTGCCGTCCGGGTCATCCGCGATGATCGCAGCTTCCGGGTGACACTGCAGGAGCGGCTGCGCACGAAGGACAATCTCTCGGTGCTGCCCCTGGCCGATGTGCCGCCCGTCTGGGGTGCCCTGCAGCGGTCCCTGGAGATTCCCGCGAGTGCGGAGTTCCTGCGCGTCCAAGACGTCGTCGCCGGGTGGCTGAACAGCTTCGAAGCCGATGCCGGCCTGCTCAACGGCTGGTCGGAGGCAGGCCCGCATGACTCGCTGCTGCTGTCGTTCGCCCGCAACTGGATGCAGACTCTGGCCGCCTCAGACGAGAACTGGCTCATCCACGCCGACCTGCACTACTACAACATCCTCGCCGGCAACCCGGATCCCACGGGCATTTCGACCTGGAAGGCCATCGACCCGCAGCCGTTGGCCGGGCCGACCGCCTACACCTTGGCTCCGGTGCTGTGGAATCGACTGGCGGAGATCCCCTCGGATCATCCGCAGGCGCAGGCGGCCTGGCTGCGCGGCTTCGCCACTGATCTGGCCCTGTGCGCGGGCATCGACCCGCAGTACGGGATGGGTGCGACGGTGGCGCGGGAGATCACGAACATGTTCTGGTATCTGCGGTCGGCGACCGGCGGGTCGACGTCGGGGCTGGCCGATGCGGCAAGGTCCCTGTGGGTGGCCCGCGCGCTGTCGGGTGCCGACGTCGCCGGAGTCAACGCCCACGCCCTCAAACCCATCGGCTAG
- a CDS encoding TSUP family transporter has product MFEALTGGIDVTVSMVLWLLAAGVLAGWIDAVVGGGGLIQLPALLLVPGMTPVQAVATNKIGSIAGTTASAITYLRKITPDRSATIPAAASAFLGAVIGAKLATLVPSEAFTPIILLALIGVGIFTVLNPSLGADATLRFGESSKRHHALSWLIGLVIGVYDGVLGPGTGSFLVIAFVSLIGFSFLQASATAKVINWATNFGALVYFVPDGQVVWLLGMVVAVGNVAGGIFGARTALAKGSGFVRVIFVVVVSAMILKLGYDVISSLIH; this is encoded by the coding sequence GTGTTCGAAGCACTCACCGGCGGCATCGATGTCACCGTGTCCATGGTCCTGTGGCTGCTGGCCGCGGGAGTCCTGGCCGGCTGGATCGATGCCGTCGTCGGCGGGGGCGGGCTGATCCAGCTGCCCGCGCTGCTGCTCGTGCCGGGCATGACCCCGGTGCAGGCGGTCGCGACGAACAAGATCGGATCGATCGCGGGAACGACCGCCTCGGCGATCACCTACCTGCGCAAGATCACCCCGGACAGGTCGGCGACGATCCCGGCGGCCGCCTCGGCGTTCCTCGGTGCGGTCATCGGGGCGAAGCTCGCGACCCTCGTGCCCAGTGAGGCCTTCACCCCGATCATCCTGCTCGCGCTCATCGGAGTCGGCATCTTCACCGTCCTCAACCCCAGCCTCGGCGCGGATGCCACGCTGCGGTTCGGGGAGTCATCGAAGCGCCACCATGCGCTGTCATGGCTCATCGGCCTCGTCATCGGCGTCTACGACGGGGTGCTCGGACCGGGCACCGGATCGTTCCTCGTCATCGCGTTCGTCTCGCTCATCGGGTTCTCGTTCCTGCAGGCCTCGGCCACGGCGAAGGTCATCAACTGGGCGACGAACTTCGGAGCCTTGGTCTACTTCGTCCCCGACGGGCAGGTCGTGTGGCTGCTGGGCATGGTCGTGGCGGTCGGCAACGTCGCCGGCGGCATCTTCGGAGCCCGCACCGCGCTGGCGAAGGGTTCGGGATTCGTCCGCGTCATCTTCGTCGTCGTGGTCTCGGCGATGATCCTCAAACTGGGCTACGACGTGATCTCCAGCCTCATCCACTGA
- a CDS encoding proline--tRNA ligase, whose protein sequence is MALRMSSLFVRTQKEDPVGAEVASHKLLHRAGYIRRSAPGIYTWLPLGLAVLGKIEAIVREEMALAGSQEVHFPGLLPADPYKTSGRWEAFGPDLFHLKDRRENDYILAPTHEEVFTLLVKDLYSSYKDLPLSIYQIQTKYRDEARPRAGLLRGREFIMKDAYSFDVDDAGLDASYEAMRVAYLRAFARLGLPCLPVKATPGAMGGSGTEEFIYPSEVGEDTFVRSPGGYAANVEAVTSIVPEAIPYSASPAAHVEDTPDTPTIDTLVAAANAAHPREDREWTAADTLKNVVCAVTHPDGTREIIVIGLPGDREVDLDRAAGTGMLGDGEVDLEAATAEDLAAHPELVKGYIGPGNSLDAPVLGLEAPSKIRYLLDPRVVDGSRWITGANEPGRHVFDLVAGRDFAADGTIEAAQVVLGDPAPDGSGPLELARGVEIGQIFKLGRKYAEALDLKVLDQNGKTATVTMGSYGLGVTRVMACIAEEYHSENGLLWPQHLAPADVHIVVAGKGEEIAEAAETMTAELEAEGISVLLDDRNKVSPGFKFADAELIGIPTVIVVGRGLADGVVEVRDRLADAKSDVPVAEVVPSTVARVREAYAKANAAADAAVAADGADSGAAAANV, encoded by the coding sequence ATGGCCCTGCGCATGTCGTCCCTGTTCGTGCGAACCCAGAAGGAGGACCCGGTCGGCGCCGAGGTGGCCAGCCACAAACTGCTGCACCGCGCCGGCTACATCCGCCGGTCCGCCCCGGGGATCTACACGTGGCTGCCGCTGGGCCTGGCCGTGCTCGGCAAGATCGAGGCCATCGTGCGCGAGGAGATGGCTCTCGCCGGCTCCCAGGAAGTGCACTTCCCCGGCCTGCTGCCCGCCGATCCGTACAAGACCTCCGGCCGGTGGGAGGCCTTCGGACCCGACCTCTTCCACCTCAAGGACCGCCGCGAGAACGACTACATCCTCGCGCCCACCCACGAAGAGGTCTTCACCCTCCTGGTCAAGGACCTCTACTCCTCGTACAAGGACCTGCCGCTGTCGATCTACCAGATCCAGACGAAGTACCGCGACGAGGCTCGCCCCCGCGCCGGACTGCTGCGCGGACGCGAATTCATCATGAAGGACGCCTACTCCTTCGACGTCGACGATGCGGGACTCGACGCCTCCTATGAGGCCATGCGCGTGGCTTACCTGCGTGCCTTCGCCCGCCTCGGTCTGCCCTGCCTGCCGGTCAAGGCCACCCCCGGTGCGATGGGCGGATCCGGCACCGAAGAGTTCATCTACCCCTCCGAGGTCGGCGAGGACACCTTCGTGCGCTCGCCGGGCGGATACGCCGCGAACGTCGAGGCCGTGACATCGATCGTGCCCGAGGCGATCCCGTACTCGGCCTCCCCGGCCGCCCACGTCGAGGACACCCCCGACACCCCGACCATCGACACCCTCGTCGCCGCTGCGAACGCCGCGCACCCCCGTGAGGACCGGGAGTGGACGGCTGCGGACACCCTGAAGAACGTCGTCTGCGCCGTCACCCACCCCGACGGCACCCGCGAGATCATCGTCATCGGACTGCCCGGCGACCGCGAAGTCGACCTCGACCGGGCCGCCGGCACCGGGATGCTCGGCGACGGCGAGGTCGACCTCGAAGCCGCCACCGCTGAGGATCTCGCCGCTCACCCGGAACTCGTCAAGGGCTACATCGGACCCGGCAACTCGCTCGACGCGCCGGTTCTCGGCCTCGAAGCGCCGTCGAAGATCCGCTACCTCCTCGACCCCCGCGTCGTCGACGGCTCCCGGTGGATCACCGGCGCGAACGAACCCGGCCGCCACGTCTTCGACCTCGTCGCCGGACGTGACTTCGCGGCCGACGGCACGATCGAGGCCGCCCAGGTCGTCCTCGGCGATCCCGCTCCGGACGGTTCGGGACCGCTGGAACTCGCCCGCGGCGTCGAGATCGGTCAGATCTTCAAGCTCGGCCGCAAGTACGCCGAGGCACTCGACCTCAAGGTGCTCGACCAGAACGGCAAGACCGCGACCGTGACCATGGGCTCCTACGGGCTCGGCGTCACCCGCGTCATGGCCTGCATCGCCGAGGAGTACCACTCGGAGAACGGGCTGCTGTGGCCGCAGCACCTGGCCCCGGCCGACGTCCACATCGTCGTCGCCGGCAAGGGCGAGGAGATCGCCGAGGCGGCCGAGACCATGACCGCTGAACTCGAGGCCGAGGGCATCAGCGTCCTCCTTGACGATCGGAACAAGGTCTCCCCGGGCTTCAAGTTCGCCGACGCCGAACTCATCGGCATCCCCACCGTCATCGTCGTCGGCCGTGGACTCGCCGACGGAGTCGTCGAGGTCCGTGACCGTCTGGCCGATGCCAAGAGCGACGTCCCCGTCGCCGAGGTGGTCCCTTCCACCGTGGCCCGCGTCCGTGAGGCGTATGCGAAGGCGAACGCCGCAGCCGATGCGGCTGTGGCAGCCGACGGCGCGGACTCCGGCGCTGCCGCTGCGAACGTCTGA
- a CDS encoding NUDIX hydrolase — MPDPSQLTQFPRPSVAVDTAVLCPVPGRGLHVLMTHPGDGVWQLPGSILRPQERLAEAVARCLREKARLVDRAPVQLHVFDQPDRDDRGWVISVAHLDVLSAADVGLTEDASPTKDASLTDDASPAEEADDVSSSARDSDYADSPAHHRKLVPVHEVHELSEEHREIVRVAVHRLRALHERTPDPFGLLETEFSLRQLRELHEVVAGESLQADTFRRTMLPLLDPTGQAVTQGRGRPAQTFTRRSELALRADSRIQAPEGPQ, encoded by the coding sequence ATGCCTGATCCGAGCCAACTCACGCAGTTCCCGCGGCCCTCGGTCGCGGTCGACACCGCGGTCCTCTGCCCCGTGCCCGGCCGCGGTCTGCATGTTCTCATGACCCATCCCGGAGACGGGGTATGGCAGCTGCCCGGGTCGATTCTGCGTCCGCAGGAACGCCTCGCCGAGGCGGTCGCCCGGTGCCTGCGGGAGAAGGCTCGGCTCGTCGACCGGGCCCCGGTGCAGCTGCATGTCTTCGACCAGCCCGACCGTGACGATCGCGGGTGGGTGATCTCCGTGGCCCACCTCGATGTGCTCTCGGCCGCCGACGTCGGCCTCACCGAGGATGCCTCCCCCACCAAGGACGCGTCCCTCACCGATGACGCTTCCCCCGCCGAGGAAGCCGACGACGTCTCATCCTCCGCCCGGGATTCCGATTACGCGGACTCCCCCGCCCATCATCGCAAGCTCGTGCCCGTGCACGAGGTCCATGAGCTCAGTGAGGAGCATCGGGAGATCGTCCGCGTCGCCGTCCACCGGCTGCGGGCGCTGCACGAACGCACCCCGGACCCCTTCGGTCTGCTCGAGACCGAGTTCTCCCTGCGTCAGCTGCGCGAACTCCACGAGGTCGTCGCCGGGGAGAGCCTGCAGGCCGATACGTTCCGCCGCACCATGCTGCCGCTGCTCGATCCCACCGGGCAGGCGGTGACCCAGGGACGGGGCCGCCCCGCGCAGACGTTCACGCGCCGGTCCGAGCTGGCCCTGCGCGCCGACTCCCGCATCCAGGCGCCCGAAGGCCCGCAGTGA
- a CDS encoding RNA-binding S4 domain-containing protein → MTEINRDAGKHMRVDVWLWTTRMFKTRNLATQACRGGHVQVDGQRVKAAQKVTIGQEVRVRKAGSEFIWKITGFIPTRMQASIAVQCYEDLTPPPDPALRGFVPRRDKGLGRPTKKDRREMEKFLGDLAKPQSRNRRD, encoded by the coding sequence ATGACCGAGATCAACCGAGACGCCGGCAAACACATGCGCGTCGATGTGTGGCTGTGGACGACCCGGATGTTCAAGACCCGCAACCTGGCCACGCAGGCGTGCCGCGGCGGGCATGTGCAGGTCGACGGGCAGCGGGTCAAGGCCGCGCAGAAGGTGACGATCGGCCAGGAGGTGCGGGTGCGCAAGGCCGGTTCCGAGTTCATCTGGAAGATCACCGGCTTCATCCCCACGAGGATGCAGGCCTCCATCGCCGTGCAGTGCTACGAGGATCTCACTCCCCCACCGGATCCGGCGCTGCGCGGGTTCGTGCCGAGGCGCGACAAGGGGCTGGGCCGTCCGACGAAGAAGGACCGTCGGGAGATGGAGAAGTTCCTCGGCGATCTGGCCAAACCCCAGTCACGCAACCGCCGCGACTGA
- a CDS encoding DUF4081 domain-containing GNAT family N-acetyltransferase, which yields MVLRIARLEHQHTQWLTDLLARRPCENVYLISLLEVTGTARLGSPAGTLYGIFDGDRPVAAYWVGGNIIPVAATPATNEILARKLNADGRVSCSLIGDRAVILDLNSRLNWGQPLGMRDRQPLLAISSDPLVAPDEHVHRVTLDDLGAVFPASVDMFTKEVGFSPIEDGTASYLSRVRGIIRGKNCYARISATLPGGAAVPRWPATEQDEQVLFKADIGIRARRIVQVQGVWVHPEVRNQGLGAAGMAAVVKRTRDKGHSTVSLYANDYNETALRMYARVGFEQVGTFATVMY from the coding sequence ATGGTGCTGAGAATCGCGCGACTGGAACATCAGCATACGCAGTGGCTGACGGACCTGCTTGCGCGCAGACCCTGTGAGAACGTCTACCTCATCTCCCTGCTCGAGGTCACCGGAACCGCACGCCTGGGCTCACCGGCCGGGACTCTCTACGGGATCTTCGACGGCGACCGACCCGTCGCCGCCTACTGGGTGGGCGGGAACATCATCCCGGTCGCCGCAACACCGGCGACGAACGAAATCCTTGCCCGCAAACTCAATGCCGACGGCCGTGTCTCGTGTTCGCTCATCGGGGACCGGGCCGTCATCCTCGACCTCAACAGTCGCCTCAACTGGGGGCAGCCACTCGGGATGAGGGACCGTCAGCCGCTGCTGGCGATCAGTTCGGATCCGCTCGTGGCCCCGGACGAACACGTTCACCGGGTGACCCTCGATGACCTCGGGGCGGTGTTTCCGGCCAGTGTGGACATGTTCACCAAGGAGGTCGGGTTCTCTCCCATCGAGGACGGCACCGCCAGCTACCTGTCTCGGGTGCGCGGGATCATCCGCGGCAAGAACTGCTACGCCAGGATCTCGGCGACGCTGCCCGGCGGTGCCGCAGTGCCGAGGTGGCCGGCCACGGAACAGGACGAGCAGGTGCTGTTCAAGGCCGATATCGGCATTCGCGCCCGCCGCATCGTCCAGGTACAGGGAGTGTGGGTCCACCCCGAGGTGCGCAACCAGGGACTCGGCGCCGCCGGAATGGCCGCCGTCGTCAAACGCACCCGCGACAAGGGCCACTCCACCGTGAGCCTCTATGCCAATGACTACAACGAGACGGCGCTGCGGATGTACGCCCGCGTCGGCTTCGAACAGGTCGGAACCTTCGCCACCGTCATGTACTGA
- the ispG gene encoding flavodoxin-dependent (E)-4-hydroxy-3-methylbut-2-enyl-diphosphate synthase: MTAVNLGMPAPPPPVLAPRRKTRQIGVGKVGVGSESPVSVQSMTTTPTTDINATLQQIAELTASGCDIVRVACPTADDAAALPIIAGKSQIPVIADIHFQPKYVFAAIDAGCAGVRVNPGNIRKFDDQVREISKAAAEAGVSIRIGVNAGSLDKRLMEKYGKATPEALVESALWEASLFEEHGFYDFKISVKHHDPVIMVRAYELLAERGDWPLHLGVTEAGPAFQGTIKSATAFGHLLAEGIGDTIRVSLSAPPAEEVKVGNQILESLNLKPRKLEIVSCPSCGRAQVDVYTLADEVTAGLEGMEVPLRVAVMGCVVNGPGEARDADLGVASGNGKGQIFVKGEVIKTVPESEIVETLIAEANRIAEDAENGSDGASGTVSGPPEVVIG; encoded by the coding sequence GTGACAGCAGTCAACCTCGGAATGCCCGCCCCACCTCCTCCCGTGCTTGCGCCCCGGCGGAAGACCCGGCAGATCGGGGTCGGCAAGGTCGGGGTCGGCTCCGAATCTCCGGTCAGCGTGCAGTCGATGACGACGACACCGACGACCGACATCAACGCGACCCTGCAGCAGATCGCCGAGCTCACCGCCAGCGGCTGCGATATCGTGCGCGTCGCCTGCCCGACGGCCGACGATGCCGCAGCCCTGCCGATCATCGCCGGCAAGTCCCAGATCCCCGTTATCGCCGATATCCACTTCCAACCCAAATACGTCTTCGCCGCGATCGATGCCGGGTGTGCGGGAGTCCGCGTCAACCCGGGCAACATCCGCAAGTTCGACGATCAGGTGCGGGAGATCTCGAAGGCCGCCGCCGAGGCGGGAGTGTCCATCCGCATCGGCGTCAACGCCGGCTCCCTGGACAAGCGGCTGATGGAGAAGTACGGCAAAGCCACCCCGGAAGCGCTCGTCGAATCCGCGCTGTGGGAGGCCTCCCTGTTCGAAGAGCACGGGTTCTACGACTTCAAGATCTCCGTCAAACACCACGACCCCGTGATCATGGTCCGCGCCTATGAGCTGCTCGCCGAACGCGGCGACTGGCCGCTGCATTTGGGCGTCACCGAGGCGGGGCCCGCCTTCCAGGGCACGATCAAATCCGCGACCGCCTTCGGCCATCTGCTCGCCGAGGGCATCGGCGATACGATCCGGGTGTCCCTGTCCGCGCCTCCCGCCGAGGAGGTCAAGGTGGGCAACCAGATCCTCGAATCGCTCAACCTCAAGCCCCGCAAGCTCGAGATCGTCTCCTGCCCGTCGTGCGGGCGCGCACAGGTCGACGTGTACACCCTCGCCGACGAGGTCACCGCAGGGTTGGAGGGCATGGAGGTGCCGCTGCGGGTCGCGGTCATGGGCTGCGTGGTCAACGGTCCCGGTGAAGCCCGGGATGCCGACCTCGGCGTGGCCAGCGGCAACGGCAAGGGACAGATCTTCGTCAAGGGCGAGGTGATCAAGACGGTGCCCGAATCCGAGATCGTCGAGACCCTCATCGCCGAGGCGAACCGCATCGCCGAGGATGCCGAGAACGGATCGGACGGAGCCTCAGGGACTGTGTCGGGGCCGCCTGAGGTCGTCATCGGGTGA